The following are encoded together in the Ketobacter sp. MCCC 1A13808 genome:
- a CDS encoding metallophosphoesterase: MKRNTMLLTPLKVELPDYHSIGISGRTLPTSAQPWPIANSLSRRMRKAVGVQPWQWPDEPVFFVADPHADAEAFKSSLIASGGVTQSLSGEIQLTDEGRKGRFVIGGDCLDKGPSNLQLLRAIRHLMTIGADVKLLAGNHDVRLLMGLRGMSLQRDMRTEHLFLRMGPKVIPLIKEVFNAYRKRVDSQPVPAAEECRRLLYPSKSWFKGFPKIAKSDIPKIAVDKEMTRMRQKLKDFEASCEVEGLSIRDVYGTALVCHQLFLQPGGEFAWFFNEMQLIHREGSFVFLHAGLDDSMTTLLANNSIEQLNQLYRHQINSDLYTFYYGTLANTMRTKYRDVDRPLTRDGVERAYEMGIHAVVHGHRNQTSGQRISLRRGMIHIEGDITLNRNSRQKEGLSGHGIGVTIIRPEGRVIGISNDYPFAKVFEPQRFLKTA, encoded by the coding sequence GTGAAACGGAATACGATGCTCTTAACGCCATTAAAAGTAGAACTCCCAGACTATCACAGCATTGGAATAAGCGGTCGCACACTACCCACCAGCGCACAACCCTGGCCCATCGCCAACAGTTTGTCCCGGCGAATGCGCAAAGCCGTTGGCGTACAGCCTTGGCAATGGCCGGATGAGCCGGTATTTTTTGTCGCCGATCCCCATGCGGATGCCGAAGCATTCAAATCATCCCTGATTGCATCTGGCGGTGTTACCCAATCATTAAGCGGAGAAATCCAGCTAACGGATGAAGGCCGAAAAGGACGCTTCGTAATTGGTGGTGATTGTCTTGATAAAGGACCCAGTAATTTGCAGTTGCTGCGCGCCATTAGGCACCTAATGACAATAGGCGCCGATGTGAAATTGTTGGCCGGAAATCACGATGTACGCTTGTTGATGGGGTTGCGGGGCATGAGTTTGCAGCGTGATATGCGGACCGAACATTTGTTTCTGCGTATGGGGCCGAAAGTGATACCCCTCATAAAAGAAGTGTTCAATGCGTATCGCAAAAGAGTGGACAGTCAGCCGGTGCCGGCAGCGGAAGAGTGTCGGCGGCTACTATACCCTTCTAAGTCCTGGTTCAAGGGCTTTCCGAAAATCGCTAAATCGGATATTCCGAAAATCGCTGTGGATAAAGAAATGACCCGCATGCGGCAGAAACTAAAGGATTTTGAAGCCAGTTGCGAAGTCGAAGGTTTATCCATTCGGGATGTGTATGGTACGGCGTTGGTTTGTCACCAGTTATTTTTACAACCCGGCGGTGAGTTTGCCTGGTTCTTTAATGAAATGCAGCTAATCCACCGTGAAGGGTCGTTCGTTTTTCTGCACGCAGGCCTGGATGACAGCATGACGACGCTATTGGCCAACAACAGTATTGAACAATTGAATCAGTTGTATCGACACCAGATTAATAGCGATCTTTATACTTTTTATTACGGCACGCTGGCCAACACGATGCGTACTAAATATCGGGATGTCGACCGTCCGCTTACCCGGGATGGGGTAGAGCGCGCCTATGAAATGGGTATTCACGCTGTGGTGCATGGGCATCGCAATCAGACCAGCGGGCAGCGAATTTCGTTGCGCAGGGGGATGATTCACATCGAGGGTGATATTACATTGAATCGTAATTCGCGTCAGAAAGAAGGGCTCTCCGGTCATGGTATCGGCGTCACCATTATTCGTCCGGAAGGTCGGGTCATCGGTATTAGTAATGATTACCCCTTTGCGAAGGTGTTCGAGCCACAACGCTTTCTGAAAACCGCTTAA
- a CDS encoding response regulator transcription factor, with amino-acid sequence MKMLIADDHALMREAVILKLQAEFPDARFYESACFEDTLEQLQSNPLIDVAIIDLHMPGMQGITSIQCFLLVKPETPIAIFSNEQNTDLMLEILNSGVQGFIPKTEATAVIVKAIELILEGSRYIPGAVLAPLTVPATPLEDIEFPLSGRQRELIRYICAGYPNKRIANEMNLSLGTVKQYIHRLYQQLSVSSRVELQNRVRQHAYLEVG; translated from the coding sequence ATGAAAATGTTGATTGCAGACGATCACGCGCTGATGAGGGAAGCGGTCATACTCAAGTTACAGGCGGAATTCCCGGATGCACGATTCTATGAAAGTGCCTGTTTCGAAGATACTCTGGAACAGCTTCAATCTAACCCGCTCATCGACGTTGCGATAATCGATTTGCATATGCCGGGTATGCAAGGCATCACATCTATTCAGTGCTTTCTATTAGTGAAGCCTGAGACGCCCATTGCCATATTCTCTAACGAACAGAATACCGATTTGATGCTGGAGATACTCAATAGCGGGGTACAGGGTTTTATTCCGAAGACTGAGGCGACAGCCGTGATTGTAAAAGCAATCGAGTTGATTCTGGAGGGCAGTAGATATATTCCCGGTGCAGTGCTTGCGCCCCTGACGGTTCCCGCCACTCCATTAGAAGACATTGAGTTTCCCCTCAGCGGACGGCAGCGTGAATTGATCCGCTATATCTGCGCTGGCTATCCGAACAAGCGTATTGCCAATGAGATGAATCTAAGTCTGGGCACGGTCAAACAGTATATTCATCGGCTCTATCAGCAGTTGTCGGTGTCCTCACGTGTTGAACTACAGAACCGCGTCCGTCAACATGCGTATCTTGAGGTGGGTTGA
- the codB gene encoding cytosine permease, whose product MMQPSDYPLSEVPKSDRKGLISTSVVLLGFTLFTATMFAGGKIGTAFSLTELIAVIVAGNLLLGAYASALAYIACKSGLNSVLMGRFCFGEYGSKLSDLILGLTQIGWYAWGTATVAVVLVKTLGLSAAWEMPLMIVFGLGFCITAMIGYKGMDLLSRVAVPAMLIFILISVNTGLAEGGTGLTGKNTSSDMSFTAAITVIIGTFVSGGTQATNWSRFAKAPGIAVLATLAAFFVGNGLMVLTGALGTLIYQQADVVDVLLAQGFVTLAVLMLFLNLWTTQDNTIYNFAVAGCNLLRTDKRRLITIAGASVGTLLAIGGMYNMLIPFLVLLGTFIPPIGGVIMADFWFKYRGAYPKLIDASIPAFNWVGLGAYAIGSGCAYFSPLLPPVIGVLAAATAYLILWKWIETPVLKTVSN is encoded by the coding sequence ATCATGCAACCATCAGACTATCCACTGAGCGAAGTCCCCAAGAGCGACCGTAAGGGCCTAATATCGACCTCGGTTGTGCTGCTCGGCTTCACGCTTTTTACCGCCACCATGTTTGCCGGAGGCAAAATCGGCACCGCGTTCAGTCTGACTGAGCTAATAGCCGTCATCGTCGCAGGCAACCTGTTGCTTGGTGCCTACGCGTCAGCGCTGGCCTATATCGCGTGCAAAAGCGGGTTAAATTCCGTGCTTATGGGTCGCTTCTGTTTTGGTGAGTACGGTAGCAAATTGTCTGATCTGATCCTCGGGTTGACTCAAATCGGCTGGTACGCATGGGGAACAGCCACTGTTGCAGTAGTGTTGGTGAAGACTCTGGGGCTGTCTGCTGCGTGGGAAATGCCGCTCATGATCGTGTTTGGTCTTGGTTTTTGCATAACGGCGATGATTGGCTACAAAGGAATGGACCTTCTGTCGCGGGTGGCCGTTCCAGCAATGCTGATCTTTATTCTTATTAGTGTGAACACCGGCCTGGCAGAAGGTGGCACCGGATTAACGGGAAAAAATACCAGCAGTGATATGAGCTTCACTGCGGCGATTACCGTGATTATCGGTACCTTCGTCAGCGGAGGTACGCAAGCGACTAATTGGAGCCGCTTTGCGAAAGCGCCTGGAATTGCGGTATTAGCCACATTGGCAGCGTTTTTTGTCGGAAACGGCCTGATGGTGCTAACCGGGGCCCTGGGCACACTGATATACCAGCAAGCCGACGTGGTTGATGTTCTGCTGGCGCAAGGCTTTGTCACCCTCGCAGTGCTGATGCTATTCCTTAATCTATGGACCACCCAGGACAACACTATCTACAATTTTGCCGTTGCCGGTTGCAACCTACTACGCACCGATAAGCGCCGCCTTATCACCATTGCTGGTGCCAGCGTCGGCACCCTACTCGCCATCGGCGGCATGTATAACATGCTGATCCCGTTTCTGGTTCTACTCGGCACGTTCATTCCGCCCATTGGCGGCGTAATTATGGCGGACTTTTGGTTCAAATACCGGGGCGCTTATCCGAAGCTAATTGATGCATCAATACCGGCTTTTAATTGGGTTGGACTGGGTGCTTACGCCATTGGCAGCGGCTGTGCTTATTTCTCACCGCTGTTACCACCGGTTATCGGTGTTTTAGCAGCAGCTACGGCGTATTTAATTCTTTGGAAATGGATAGAAACGCCGGTGCTAAAGACCGTGAGCAACTGA
- a CDS encoding HprK-related kinase B gives MESCNAFAQRMTAGHDHLAYELYLQLGDCRISVHSNSEQLSGMLRHYFKPVLMQPGCHPDAVAHWDIEIIAIECPPLDLDVEFVDWKREPGKSGRKDSFFDLSDGRLIRKVRTGMVFLISDQTQIAAGPCVTNDNQVINFINAQYMSWLQQRDWLICHASGLVYNEAALAIAGFSGGGKSTLMLHTLENPAIRFLTNDRLFVRESNGQVEAAGIPKLPRINPGTIVNNPRLQPMLSAEHIDRLLALPKQTLWNLEEKYDVFIEQVYGDNRIAQQAPLRALLILSWDPNSTQPMTVSRVDLRQRRDLLPAVMKSPGPFYRDANGHYYQENVLPEAGYLKVFANIIVYEATGGVDFAALSEICQHEILS, from the coding sequence ATGGAATCTTGCAACGCGTTTGCACAACGCATGACAGCAGGGCACGATCACCTGGCTTATGAACTGTATTTGCAATTGGGTGACTGTCGTATCTCAGTGCATTCCAATTCAGAACAATTAAGCGGAATGTTACGGCACTATTTCAAGCCGGTTTTAATGCAGCCGGGTTGCCATCCGGATGCTGTAGCACATTGGGATATCGAGATTATCGCTATTGAGTGCCCGCCACTGGATCTGGATGTCGAGTTTGTCGACTGGAAGCGCGAACCCGGTAAGAGCGGTCGTAAAGACAGCTTTTTCGATTTGAGCGACGGGCGGTTGATCCGTAAAGTGCGAACCGGAATGGTATTTTTAATTTCCGATCAAACGCAAATAGCGGCCGGCCCCTGTGTTACTAACGACAACCAGGTGATCAATTTTATTAATGCCCAGTATATGAGTTGGTTGCAACAACGGGACTGGTTGATTTGCCATGCCAGCGGATTGGTGTACAACGAAGCTGCATTGGCGATCGCGGGTTTTTCCGGAGGTGGAAAATCCACATTGATGCTGCACACGTTAGAAAACCCGGCTATCCGGTTTTTAACGAATGACCGGTTGTTCGTGCGCGAATCAAACGGACAGGTTGAGGCCGCGGGTATTCCCAAATTACCCCGTATCAATCCCGGCACTATCGTAAACAACCCGCGCTTGCAGCCTATGCTGAGCGCCGAGCATATAGATCGTCTACTGGCGCTGCCAAAGCAAACACTTTGGAACCTGGAAGAAAAATACGATGTTTTTATTGAACAGGTCTATGGCGACAATCGTATTGCCCAGCAAGCACCGTTGCGGGCACTGCTGATTCTGAGTTGGGACCCGAATTCCACTCAACCGATGACGGTGTCCCGGGTTGATTTGCGGCAACGGCGTGATTTGCTGCCCGCAGTCATGAAGTCACCGGGTCCTTTTTATCGTGATGCCAACGGCCACTATTACCAGGAAAATGTATTGCCAGAAGCAGGGTATCTGAAAGTATTCGCAAATATTATCGTTTATGAAGCAACCGGTGGTGTCGACTTTGCGGCGCTTTCAGAAATATGCCAGCACGAGATACTGAGTTGA
- a CDS encoding histidine phosphatase family protein yields the protein MPARDTELMARLIAAIMRHGDYHQLANTPSALQPFPLTAQGCEQARQGAASIAGFLRQQQCELHSAIDSSQLLRGWQTARIVADALKLAAPASQRTGIDVQGYEDLAERSVGSAANLTLQQIEEILQADPRYRDPPTDWKSNSHYCLPLQGAESLMQAGERVAAHLEKQMQGLFTTETSDTLKLFVGHGAAFRHAAYCMGLLVFEDIAKLSMHHAQPLFFEFNARAEADSGESRWRHIDGEWKVRSKNTVYTD from the coding sequence ATGCCAGCACGAGATACTGAGTTGATGGCTCGTTTGATCGCAGCAATAATGCGCCACGGCGACTATCATCAATTGGCGAATACCCCCAGTGCCCTGCAACCGTTTCCGCTGACCGCGCAGGGCTGTGAGCAAGCACGGCAGGGCGCGGCCAGCATTGCCGGATTTTTAAGACAGCAGCAATGTGAGTTGCATTCTGCTATCGACAGTTCGCAATTATTGCGTGGCTGGCAAACGGCGCGTATCGTTGCCGATGCATTAAAGCTGGCGGCTCCTGCATCGCAGCGAACGGGTATCGACGTACAGGGCTACGAAGATCTTGCGGAGCGCAGTGTCGGTAGTGCTGCAAATCTGACGCTACAGCAGATCGAGGAAATTCTTCAGGCCGACCCTCGCTATCGTGATCCCCCCACAGACTGGAAATCCAATAGCCACTATTGTTTGCCATTACAGGGTGCAGAATCCCTGATGCAGGCGGGTGAGCGGGTCGCCGCTCATTTGGAGAAGCAAATGCAGGGCTTGTTCACTACCGAAACTTCCGATACTTTGAAGTTATTCGTGGGTCACGGAGCTGCATTTCGGCATGCAGCCTATTGCATGGGGTTGTTGGTGTTTGAAGATATTGCCAAATTGAGTATGCACCATGCACAACCGTTGTTTTTTGAATTTAATGCCCGCGCCGAAGCGGATAGTGGTGAAAGCCGATGGCGTCATATTGATGGTGAATGGAAAGTCCGAAGCAAGAACACAGTCTATACTGATTAA
- a CDS encoding amphi-Trp domain-containing protein: MRQNRNSFRHESLQDRKSIQEMLKSITKGIAKGELTFSDEDGEIQLEPQGLLQFKVTAKQDESRHRLDIKISWAVDDEEVVAKPLSVVAGPGKKSR, from the coding sequence ATGCGACAAAACCGAAATAGCTTCCGGCACGAGTCCCTGCAAGACCGCAAAAGTATTCAGGAGATGCTGAAATCCATCACCAAGGGCATTGCTAAAGGTGAGCTGACCTTCAGTGACGAAGACGGCGAAATTCAATTGGAACCCCAGGGGCTGTTGCAATTCAAAGTCACTGCGAAACAAGACGAATCCCGGCATCGGTTGGATATTAAAATATCCTGGGCTGTTGATGACGAAGAAGTGGTGGCGAAACCCCTGAGCGTCGTCGCGGGTCCGGGTAAAAAATCCCGTTAA
- a CDS encoding serine hydrolase domain-containing protein → MSQSPIKSPLVSILCPILMSSLGLYGCAFQDEIPIASGYAAKNICSDYFVSGLNPETIKIRLVAPQIKPFNKIWRVNLDEDKKNVTVSDIIFGNRYAHEAHYREGFGCTLLHGSTNDELNQQIPPLKTWSIPTDTQWPIGAGGTAPPVSGIDYGTLERSVENAFEEDRDLGINTLSVAVAYKDQLLMEKYAMSATAQSRLIGWSMTKSFTSTLVGLLFDQGKLDPKKAAPVAEWKNTEKQNITLENLLHMAGGLQWSETSKGSTPDQGIMLFRQPDYAGYYLKKPVVAEPGVQFNYSTGATSLIARIVQHQLGGSINHTYQFMQDSLFHKIAISSAVLEYDEAGQPSGGANLYMTTRDWTRLGLLYLRQGNWFGEQILSKEWIQFATSPSPANAQYGAQIWLNTEQKKWPALPADTYAFVGFEGQYVIIVPQHDLVVTRLGATFETDRFALEALISGVISSLPIPATPTAPSAGSHPIIVSPVLDPEQQRTAL, encoded by the coding sequence GTGTCACAAAGTCCGATAAAATCACCACTAGTCTCGATCTTATGCCCGATCCTCATGAGCAGCCTGGGGCTGTACGGTTGCGCCTTTCAAGATGAAATTCCGATAGCAAGCGGTTATGCCGCTAAAAATATTTGTTCCGATTACTTCGTTAGCGGCCTAAACCCTGAAACCATAAAAATTCGCCTGGTCGCCCCCCAAATTAAACCCTTCAACAAAATCTGGCGTGTCAATCTGGATGAGGATAAAAAAAACGTAACCGTAAGCGATATTATTTTTGGCAACCGCTATGCCCATGAGGCGCATTACCGGGAGGGCTTCGGCTGTACCCTGTTGCACGGATCAACCAATGACGAGCTCAATCAGCAGATACCGCCGTTAAAAACCTGGTCCATCCCCACCGATACCCAATGGCCAATCGGTGCTGGTGGAACGGCGCCGCCTGTTAGCGGTATAGATTACGGCACGCTCGAACGTTCAGTTGAGAATGCGTTTGAAGAAGATAGAGACCTAGGCATTAATACCCTGTCTGTGGCCGTCGCTTACAAAGACCAGCTACTCATGGAAAAATACGCAATGAGTGCCACCGCTCAATCACGATTAATCGGCTGGTCAATGACAAAAAGTTTTACCAGCACTCTGGTGGGGCTGCTCTTCGATCAGGGTAAGCTGGACCCGAAAAAAGCGGCACCGGTTGCAGAGTGGAAAAACACAGAAAAACAAAACATCACGTTGGAAAACCTATTGCATATGGCGGGTGGCCTACAGTGGAGTGAAACATCGAAAGGATCAACCCCGGATCAAGGTATCATGCTGTTCCGGCAACCGGACTACGCTGGCTACTATCTTAAAAAGCCGGTGGTCGCAGAGCCCGGCGTTCAATTCAATTACTCCACAGGAGCCACCAGCTTAATCGCGCGCATTGTTCAGCATCAATTAGGCGGCAGCATCAATCATACTTATCAGTTCATGCAGGACAGCCTGTTCCACAAAATAGCCATTAGCAGCGCTGTTCTGGAATACGACGAAGCAGGACAACCTTCCGGAGGTGCTAATCTTTACATGACGACGCGGGACTGGACGCGCCTGGGGCTGTTATATTTAAGACAGGGAAATTGGTTTGGCGAACAGATACTTTCCAAAGAGTGGATTCAATTCGCGACCAGCCCCTCGCCCGCCAATGCACAATATGGCGCTCAGATCTGGCTCAATACCGAACAGAAGAAATGGCCCGCCCTACCCGCAGACACCTATGCTTTTGTGGGTTTCGAGGGCCAGTACGTGATCATCGTACCTCAGCACGATCTGGTGGTTACCCGGCTCGGAGCGACTTTTGAAACTGACCGTTTCGCCCTCGAAGCGTTGATCAGCGGGGTTATTTCCAGTTTACCGATACCCGCTACCCCGACTGCACCCAGCGCTGGCTCGCATCCCATAATTGTTTCGCCAGTGCTGGATCCTGAGCAGCAGCGGACGGCTCTATGA
- a CDS encoding sensor histidine kinase — protein sequence MNGIPRLIASTGEQNLYSYLDIIYANERVSIFANLTSVVILTSLYFGTVSELALVAWGGVWIINSAIQYWARPVYQRASGYSLSQKVSTYIAIGVVNCLCAGGSSLLFADSSLPHAFYIQALFISFYFTGVFTANAYIWPFYLASTATIILPFIGVSFMTEAQHAQAIGVGLAVMWLLVSLYANRYSFTFGESIRLQHERGELLAQLSVEKRRIERAHKAQQFFLSAISHDLKQPLYALRLLTDTQRNDNADVHALTKSMDKGIDDLEKMFDSILQIGEIEAEQISAHPEVFEITELLQSVHNTFRLIASNQDLYLRAVWFRTTAIKTDRLLLERIMANLVSNAIRYTDKGSVWIAWRPQRHCIEVRDSGIGIAPEHLKGIFGAFVQLAGPLPQPDSGVGLGLAICQRLCGLLNIKMTVRSELGRGSVFTLTLPESGFNPPQDTHVDGRGSVVQHVRTPTTADRADEYTV from the coding sequence ATGAATGGGATACCGCGTTTAATCGCTTCCACAGGCGAACAAAATCTATACAGCTATCTTGATATCATTTATGCCAACGAGCGGGTATCGATTTTCGCCAATCTAACCTCCGTTGTGATCTTAACATCACTTTACTTTGGCACGGTATCTGAGCTGGCATTAGTGGCGTGGGGTGGGGTCTGGATTATCAATAGCGCGATTCAATACTGGGCAAGGCCGGTATATCAGCGGGCGTCGGGCTACTCGTTATCACAAAAGGTTTCCACCTATATTGCAATTGGTGTAGTAAATTGCCTTTGTGCTGGTGGTTCCAGCCTGCTATTTGCTGACAGTAGCCTACCTCACGCTTTCTATATTCAAGCTTTGTTTATCAGCTTTTATTTCACCGGCGTGTTCACGGCGAACGCGTATATTTGGCCATTTTATCTGGCGTCCACTGCTACCATAATACTCCCGTTTATTGGAGTGAGCTTCATGACAGAAGCGCAGCACGCTCAAGCCATCGGTGTAGGGCTTGCTGTAATGTGGCTTCTGGTCTCACTCTATGCCAACCGATATTCATTCACTTTTGGCGAATCGATTCGACTACAGCACGAAAGAGGCGAATTGCTGGCGCAGTTGAGTGTCGAGAAACGCCGTATTGAGCGCGCCCATAAAGCGCAGCAATTTTTCTTGTCTGCGATCAGTCATGATTTGAAGCAGCCACTATACGCACTGAGGTTGCTAACCGACACCCAGCGCAATGATAACGCCGATGTGCATGCGCTAACAAAGTCAATGGACAAAGGTATTGATGATCTTGAAAAAATGTTCGATTCCATTTTACAGATCGGGGAAATTGAAGCCGAACAAATTTCTGCACACCCTGAAGTATTCGAGATAACTGAATTGCTTCAATCCGTCCACAATACTTTTCGTTTAATCGCCTCTAATCAGGACTTATACCTTCGTGCAGTGTGGTTTCGGACCACCGCAATAAAGACCGACCGCTTATTACTGGAACGCATTATGGCAAACTTAGTGAGCAACGCCATTCGTTATACAGACAAGGGCTCCGTATGGATTGCTTGGCGCCCCCAGCGCCACTGTATAGAGGTGAGGGACAGCGGCATCGGCATTGCCCCGGAACACTTAAAAGGAATTTTTGGTGCATTTGTTCAGTTAGCCGGGCCGCTACCTCAGCCTGATAGCGGAGTGGGCCTTGGGCTCGCTATTTGCCAGCGCTTGTGCGGCTTACTGAACATTAAAATGACGGTACGCTCAGAGCTGGGTAGAGGCAGCGTGTTCACCCTAACTTTACCTGAGTCCGGCTTCAACCCACCTCAAGATACGCATGTTGACGGACGCGGTTCTGTAGTTCAACACGTGAGGACACCGACAACTGCTGATAGAGCCGATGAATATACTGTTTGA
- a CDS encoding SDR family oxidoreductase, which translates to MNAKVALVTGANTGIGRVTARELALQGAHVFLACRSLQKTRPVLDEIAEQSGGKAKVSFLPLDLADLDSVRKCAQGFLEQGLPLHLLICNAGLAGAKGKTASGFELTFGTCHVGHFLLTQLLLDSIKRAAPARIVVVASKMHTGVNTIDFDAVRKPTRSFGALKEYSVAKLANILFAKQLARQLEGTGVNTYALHPGVVATDVWRFLHWPLDKWIKRSMLTPEEGAATSLYCATSDEVSEQSGLYYKKCQVIEPSAAAQDPALAKQLWDASQRWVQSG; encoded by the coding sequence ATGAACGCAAAGGTGGCACTGGTAACCGGAGCCAATACGGGTATAGGGCGGGTTACCGCCCGTGAGTTGGCGCTCCAGGGCGCGCACGTCTTTCTGGCCTGTCGTTCGCTGCAAAAAACCCGGCCGGTCCTGGATGAAATCGCAGAGCAAAGCGGTGGAAAAGCAAAGGTGTCATTCTTGCCGCTGGATTTGGCCGATCTGGATTCCGTAAGGAAGTGTGCCCAGGGTTTTCTGGAGCAGGGTTTGCCGCTCCATCTTCTGATTTGTAACGCCGGATTGGCGGGGGCAAAAGGCAAGACAGCATCGGGTTTTGAGTTGACGTTTGGCACCTGCCATGTGGGCCATTTCCTGTTGACCCAACTGTTGCTGGATAGCATCAAGCGAGCTGCACCGGCGCGGATTGTAGTGGTCGCCAGTAAAATGCACACTGGCGTTAATACGATCGATTTTGACGCCGTGCGTAAACCGACCCGCTCTTTCGGCGCGCTGAAAGAATACAGTGTTGCCAAGCTGGCGAATATTCTGTTTGCCAAACAGCTGGCCAGGCAGTTGGAGGGGACAGGAGTGAATACCTATGCCTTGCATCCGGGTGTGGTTGCAACGGATGTCTGGCGGTTTTTGCACTGGCCGCTGGATAAATGGATTAAGCGCTCGATGCTCACCCCGGAAGAAGGTGCTGCCACCAGTCTGTACTGTGCTACCAGCGATGAGGTGTCGGAGCAGAGCGGACTTTATTACAAAAAATGTCAGGTCATAGAGCCGTCCGCTGCTGCTCAGGATCCAGCACTGGCGAAACAATTATGGGATGCGAGCCAGCGCTGGGTGCAGTCGGGGTAG
- a CDS encoding urate hydroxylase PuuD, whose amino-acid sequence MSAYIIDWLNLLLRWAHLITGIAWIGASFYFVWLDNSLETPTEDNKKRGFGGQLSSIHAGGFYEVAKYKLAPPMMPQHLHWFKWEAYSTWITGFFLLALMFYVGAETYLIDSSKMSLNPLTAIAISLGTLAGGWIVYDLLCKSPLSKNGWLLGIILLSFVALVAWGLNQIFSDRAAYLHVGALIGTCMAANVFFVIMPGQKALVAAVEKGDAPDPKYAAASKVRSVHNNYLTLPILFLMISNHYPMTYGHPQAWAVLMAILLIGAWTRHFFNLKHKGIVKPGILISAAIATLILAWAIAPKALPKPAAASSDPVSIVTNEEALSIVQQRCASCHSATPTDDIFKAAPGGVKLDTEQEMMQWAPRIMARSVSSKDMPFMNKTAMTDEERIKLGTWITAQ is encoded by the coding sequence ATGAGCGCTTACATTATCGATTGGTTAAACCTTCTATTACGCTGGGCTCATCTGATTACCGGTATTGCCTGGATTGGAGCCTCTTTTTACTTTGTCTGGCTCGACAACTCTCTGGAAACACCCACTGAGGACAATAAAAAACGCGGCTTTGGCGGGCAACTCTCATCGATACACGCCGGCGGCTTCTATGAGGTAGCGAAATACAAACTAGCGCCGCCGATGATGCCGCAACATTTACACTGGTTTAAATGGGAAGCCTATAGCACCTGGATTACCGGATTCTTTTTACTGGCTCTGATGTTTTACGTGGGTGCGGAAACCTATCTGATCGACAGCAGTAAAATGAGTTTGAACCCGCTCACTGCAATTGCCATCAGCCTGGGCACACTTGCCGGTGGCTGGATCGTCTATGACCTCCTGTGCAAAAGCCCGCTATCAAAAAACGGCTGGCTGCTGGGTATCATCCTGCTGTCTTTTGTTGCATTGGTAGCCTGGGGCCTGAATCAGATCTTCAGCGACCGCGCCGCCTATTTGCACGTAGGTGCCCTGATCGGCACCTGCATGGCGGCCAATGTATTTTTTGTCATCATGCCCGGACAAAAAGCGCTGGTTGCCGCCGTTGAAAAAGGCGACGCTCCGGATCCGAAATACGCAGCGGCCAGCAAGGTGCGCTCCGTACATAACAACTATCTGACCTTGCCTATTTTATTTCTTATGATCAGCAACCATTACCCCATGACCTATGGCCACCCGCAGGCGTGGGCTGTGCTGATGGCCATTTTATTAATCGGTGCCTGGACCCGGCACTTTTTCAATCTAAAACACAAAGGCATAGTAAAACCGGGCATACTGATCAGTGCCGCTATTGCTACGCTGATCCTGGCGTGGGCTATTGCGCCGAAAGCACTTCCAAAACCGGCTGCTGCGTCGTCCGATCCGGTTAGCATTGTGACTAACGAAGAAGCCTTGAGCATCGTGCAACAACGCTGTGCGAGCTGTCACAGCGCCACACCCACTGATGATATTTTTAAAGCGGCACCGGGTGGTGTAAAACTGGATACCGAACAGGAGATGATGCAATGGGCTCCGCGCATTATGGCACGGTCGGTAAGCAGTAAAGACATGCCGTTTATGAATAAAACAGCCATGACCGACGAGGAACGCATTAAGTTAGGAACCTGGATTACGGCTCAGTAA